CCCCATAACTCAGTCCTCTGCCTACATGAGATCTGATACTGGTCACATGACCTTCCCCATAACTCAGTCCTGCCTACATGAGATCTGATACAGGTCACATGACCTTCCCCATAACTCAGTCCTCTGCCTACATGAGATCTTagacaggtcatgtgaccttcccCATAACTCAGTCCTGCCTACATGAGATCAGACAGGTCACATGACCTTCCCCATAACTCAGTCCTCTGCCTACATGAGATCTTAGACAGGTCACATGACCTTCCCCATAACTCAGTCCTCTGCCTACATGAGATCTGATACAGGTCACGTGACCTTCCCCATAACTCAGTCCTCTGCCTACATGAGATCTGAGACAGGTCACGTGACCTTCCCCATAACTCAGTCCTCTGCCTACATGAGATCTTAGACAGGTCACATGACCTTCCCCATAACTCAGTCCTCTGCCTACATGAGATCTGATACAGGTCACGTGACCTTCCCCATAACTCAGTCCTCTGCCTACATGAGATCAGACAGGTCACATGACCTTCCCCATAACTCAGTCCTCTGCCTACATGAGATCTTAGACAGGTCACATGACCTTCCCCATAACTCAGTCCTCTGCCTACATGAGATCTGATACAGGTCACGTGACCTTCCCCATAACTCAGTCCTCTGCCTACATGAGATCTGAGACAGGTCACGTGACCTTCCCCATAACTCAGTCCTCTGCCTACATGAGATCTTAGACAGGTCACATGACCTTCCCCATAACTCAGTCCTCTGCCTACATGAGATCTGatacaggtcatgtgaccttcccCATAACTCAGTCCTGCCTACATGAGATCAGACAGGTCACATGACCTTCCCCATAACTCAGTCCTCTGCCTACATGAGATCTTAGACAGGTCACATGACCTTCCCCATAACTCAGTCCTCTGCCTACATGAGATCTGATACAGGTCACGTGACCTTCCCCATAACTCAGTCCTCTGCCTACATGAGATCAGTCAGACAGGTCATGTGAACTTCCCCATAACTCAATCCTCTGCCTGCATGAGATCAGACAGGTCACATGACCTTCCCCATAACTCAGTCCTCTGCCTACATGAGATCTTAGACAGGTCACGTGACTTTCCCCATAACTCAGTCCTCTGCCTACATGAGATCAGACAGGTCACATGACCTTCCCCATAACTCAGTCCTCTGCCTACATGAGATCTGAGACAGGTCACATGACCTTCCCCATAACTCAATCCTCTGCCTGCATGAGATCAGACAGGTCACATGACCTTCCCCATAACTCAGTCCTCTGCCTACATGAGATCTGAGACAGGTCACGTGACCTTCCCCATAACAGCCCTTTTCCTGGATGAGATCTGTGAGGAAGGTCATGTGACCTATCAGGATCTAGTGAGGTGGGTTCCCCCTGCTCCTCGGGATACAATGAGGTGGAGGGGGGCCCGTCCTCTCTGCTGTGATCGGACTGCTTCCTGTTCTCTGGGAGCCTTTTGGGTGGAGTTCTCCTTCAGATCATTGCTCAGCACATGTTACCTCCAGTATTACCGCTCAGGGCTTACTCTTATTTTTAGGAGACgattgtatttttatatatgcaGCTTTAATGTGTTTGGCTTCTTTGGTTGTCGCCTCTCGCCCGTCTGTATCTGTGTGGGGGGTGGGGTAGTGTTCCTGCTCACACATCCACTAGGGGGAGTAGAGGAATCTTCTTGTCTGGAGGTGGAGTGCCCCCTACTGGAGACCATCCTCCTTACAGATACAGAGGGTATAGTGCCACATCCATGACTGTAGGGTGACACCACTGCTTGGATACATGTTCAGATTAGGGAAACAGTTGGTGTATCTAATCTATGCATTACTGTGCAGAATGTGGCTTATACTCAGCAGCTCAGATCATGCATGGAAGGTTTAGATACAGGTGATTGGATACAGCagactatatactgttatatctaacctcccatgtgtgatacagtcagtTGTATCTAATCCACGTGTCGCTGGATGCATCCTCATCTGAAGCCTGCTGGGAACGGTGTCTGCAGTTCGTTCTGTTGTGTATGATCAataaagtttttatatttttgaatATCCAGGGTCTGTGGGATGGTGGTGGCCATGtctggtcacatgatttggtgaaaGTAACATTTTTTCTTAGCTCAATGACTGAACCCAATATGTACAGGAGGGAGAAGAGTTAAATCCTGGGGGTCCTGACAGTCCCTTCACCCACTACCCTACCCATCTGGTGTAAAGCCATCCTTACAGAACACCGATCTGCTCCAAGGAAAGATGAGCAGCCCTTGTGTTTACACATCGCCTGCCCCTTAGTCTGGGCCAGAGAAGCCTCCTGAGGGGTCAGATGAGTGAACACAGTGATTCCATTAGTCACAAACCTCACGGCTCGccggttgatgactttatcctgcatgaatagttccggtgctcctgtggctggaaaagtggatacagtcctaggagtctccagccaccggagcacctgaactaTTCATGACagataaagtcatcaaccgccgagctgcAAGGTTTGTGACGAATGGAATcattgtaacttcactcatctcatAATGTCTGCATCAGATTGGAAAGTAACATTCTGTTCTGATTTGTGCAGATAAAACATTTATTCTCCAGAGAATAGGAAATGTAACCACGACAGAGAAGCTACGGGAAACGGGCCCCGCGTGTCATTACAGTGGGGGACCGGGCCCTGCGTGTCATTACAGTGGGGGACCGGGACCTGCGTGTCATTACAGTGGGGGACCGGGCCCCGCGTGTCATTACAGTGGGGGACCGGGCCCCGCGTGTCATTACAGTGGGGGACCGGGCCCTGCGTGTCTTGGAGGGGGGGGGACCGGGCCCTGCGTGTCTTGGAGGGGGGGGGACCGGGCCCTGCGTGTCATTACAGTGGGGGACCGGGCCCCGCGTGTCATTACAGTGGGGGACCGGGCCCCGCGTGTCATTACAGTGGGGGACCGGGCCCTGCGTGTCTTGGAGGGGGGGGGACCGGGCCCTGCGTgtcttggaggggggggggaccggGCCCCGCGTGTCATTACAGCAGGAAACAttggaaggaaaaaaagaaaaacccacaaCCATCGTGCCCTGTAAATCCCAGAgaaattacagtaaattcgattcgtcacaaacttctcagctcagcagttgatgacttttcctgcataaattatttcagccttcaggtgctccggtgggctggaagagttggatacattcctaggaaagagtctcctagtactgtatccaccttttccagcccaccggagcaccggaaagctgaactaatttatgcaggaaaagtcatcaactgccgagccgagaagtttgtgacgtatcgaatttactgtaagttcgctcatctctagtaataactAGAACACTTTTTCGTGACATTGTACTTTCTGTGAGTGGTGCGTTTTTTATGGAGTACACTGTGCGGTaagttatttattctgtgggtcgtaccattatggagatacctttttatatcactttctatgttttttttctacCATTTTCCAATAGCCGTCTCTTATTTTCCAgctgacgccattgagtaagggcttattttttgcggtgtgagctgtagttttttggtatcatttttgcgatacatgctacccctttatttattttttacagcattcaCCTAGTCTTCTAGTAAATCATTACAGATGtgacaatacctattatgtatataaaTTAGTGTTGGgcttttaaatgggaaagggatatttttttattgaagacCTTTATTTTTCCAGGTTATACTATGCCGCACAGTCTGACCTGATGGACTGGatctcacctcctgctgccacaGCAACCCACAATCATATCACTCCCCCtgtcaggattgatcacggcctttatggggttaatgctgtcaGGACCGGTGCGATCGTGgctggactccggctgtgattaaaCAGCCAGGTGCCTTTgctgatctcctgcgctgcccacggCAGCATATACATACGTCCAAATGTGCAAACGTGTCGGATGCTTTAACGTATGCATAAGTCctttagcgggaaggggttaaatggtccatgactgataaaaactttatgttatacatcttggctatacaattttttttctaatatactttaaaaaatcttcacatttaattaaagaaaactgcctttcaaAATCctatcactaggggtccccatacctcctgggacactgaggaGTCCCACACCAGTATGTGTGTGTCCAATTGTCATGGACACCAGATGCAGAAGGAACACAGCATGCTGTAACAAAAGGGTTTTACcaaacgtgcctccagctgttgcaaaactccaagcatgcctggaatatctggaagttttgcaaaagcagcAGGCACACAATTAAGGCAACACTACCTCCAACCATAACAGGTTTGGCAAAGGaggacacatgaatgacataggaacataTAGCAAATGTATGTACCTCTGCACTTCTTTAGGAAGAtggaagttatacactcaccatattgtacaGGCAtccccaataatcattgtgtgtgcagcataaacccagagaggaaagggttacagagcagggagtAAGAGAAGGACACATCCCCTCCCTTTGGCAGGATGAAAAAGACCTTGAGCAGCTGTAATGTACTATTACttagtgaaatatgggtgatagacATAAACCCGATCCGGATGAGGCACTGGATGACAGGTAAATCCCATATAACCTGACAGTCAGGTGACCCCCAGCGCAGACAAGACGCAGGACTCAGCTTCATTTCATAGTTTATTAGAAATGGACACGACAAAAGTTAAGACACAGGGATGAGGATTGTGCAGGAAGCAGTCACCACGTCGTGTGCAAACATCGCCAGTCTAGCTACACAGAGCCTACACGTCATGTGCAGAGAAGGGGGTCGCAGGGGGACACAAGGTTAAAGCAAAGGAACACCTAGTCAGAATCCCAAAACCTTCCTATAGGTTGAGAGCCACAACCACATGGTGaacacccctcccccacacacattaAATAGCATCAACAACATCCGCATGGCTGCCCACCTCGCTGTATGTACAATTCAAGAGGATTGTAGAGACCACAGCAAAGGTGGATAAGGGGGCGGCAGGAGCCCCATATAAATAAGGAGGGCCCACCAAACCCTGGAGACCCTACACACCCAGGAATATACAGTACTGCCGAGCCCcggcaccccctccccccccccagagcagTGCCGCACTGCCGAGCCACGGCACACCCCCAGAGCAGTGCCGCACCCCCCCAGAGCAGTGCCGCACCCCCCCAGAGCagtgccgcaccccccccccagagcaGTGCCGCACCCCCCCCCAGAGCAGTGCCGCGCACCCCCCCTAGAGCAGTGCCGCGCACCCCCCCTAGAGCAGTGCCGCGCACCCCCCTAGAGCAGTGATGCACTGCCAGGCCCGGCACCCCCCCCAGAGCAAACACACCCACCCAAGAGCCACACTGCAAAGCCCCAACACCCAAGGGCCGGGGCGCAGTGCAGAACTATCTATTAGACACAGTTAATGCATTCCCAGAACCTGGAGACCGGACACACCTGGGAATATACCGTACTGCAGAGCTGGACAATGCAGATAAGTGCCGCACCGCAGAGCCCGGACATCACAGAACCACACAGGAGAGCCAGGGCAGCAAGTAACTAGAGATCCGAACCCCTGCTAAGAGCTTAAGAGGCCGCAGAGGACACAGGGGAGCATAACACTGCACACCAGACATCACAGGGGACACCTTAGGAATAGGCAACAGGAGGGCCAACACCACAAGGACACCCTGGGAAGGTGCGACCCTGCTTGGCAGTCCAGTCCGTATACAGTTTAATCTTCTCACCAGACATGATATTGTACACCGATTCCAAAGTATTATTGGGAGGGGGCGCTTATTTCATGATCGCCTTTCCCCTCTCAGAAATGGTAAAATGTGAGGATAAAATACAAACCTCAATTGTCAATATGAAAAGGCTAAAAATAACAGTCAGTCCTGGAGGCAACGACAgaggattaaaaagaaaaaggtacAAAAAGTGTGCACCCTCTGGCTGGTGAGGGGAGAGGCGTGGTTTTTGGGGTGTATTGCTTTGCAGGGCGCCCTGGGCTGGAAGCATGGCTCGTCCTCACAGACGCTGCTTTTTGCTGTGTTTCAGGACCCCTGACGTGTGATCGTTCTCCAGTGCCCGCTCTCGCCCGTTACTCTCTGTGAAGCCATTGGTTTGGGACGCGGTGATCTCATCGGCCGCAGCCTCAATGGGGATGAAGCTCAGGGGATCATCCAGCTTTGCCTGCAGGTCCCGCAGCTTGGACACGGCCCGGTCTATGGTGGAGATGCTGATGAGGTTGAAGTCGTGCATGCTCACCAGGTGCAGCATGAAGTTTCGGCACAGGTTCCTCTTGATTATTTTGGGTCCATAGTTGTCCACAAATAACATACAGGCGTGATTCATCTGATTGTCTGCAATGAACCTGCCAGAAACAAGTATAAATATgaggaactacaactaccagcaataAATGGGTGTGTAAAAAAGGGACTAAAAGAGAAGATGCACTTGTTACCAGGAGAACCTGTGAAAGGTCGTGTAAATCCTTTCTGCCTTATCCGGCTCACCCTATAATTGCCATAACTTTTCCCCGCAcacacccatatgaggcttgtttttgtaATGACGCCATTCTTTTTCCATAAAATATTCTCCAttacaaagaaaaaaattatttgtgatgtGAAATAAAACCTTTCAGATTAGTTTTTCTTTGCCATTCACGTTCCGTCTGACTACCATGTTATTTGGATCGGTCTGATGACACCAATATTACATGTGTTTGTCATATTTTACCAATTTAAAAACATTCTAAAAGTCATTTTATAAATAGGATGCAGACcctgtaacattttatttttctgtataatggGCTGTAAGAGGGCacatttttgcaccataatctgctatttgttttggtaccattttggtattgatcggattttttgaacatttaatttttttctgggataaaaAACGCAgtagtatttttttacattgaccatacaggatatataatgttatattttaataatttggacaatTGCGCATTTAGCAATACCAAACAACATgttatatttacatattttttataatgggaagggggggggggggggtgatgtgaacTATTAAtatgtaaggggttaatgtgttctttttctttacactattagtcccttaggggacttttaggaggatcattagattcctcatacagatcagttcCATTCATCTGTGTGATCggtgctcatttggttgagcctgctccagGCACCCCACTTGACCACCAGGGGGCatttacatgtccctttagacgctgctgtcagcttttacattagcgatctaaagggttaatagccagccacatgTTGGCTATTAGCTGTACCCCCTGGCtgggagcctgctccatacaccatGAGCATTAGTGTATTAAAAttaaagggggaagtcggtctggccctgcttgcTTCATATAAGGCTAAATGCATGAAAAACTCATATGCCAGGTATGATCCCCCTAGGCCCCGCCGCCCCACATCCCTCTAGGCCCCTCCCCTGCAGCCCCACATCCCTCTAGGCCCCTCCCATGCCGCCCTCACATCCCTCTAGGCCCCTCTCCAGTGTTACCACATCCCACATGCCCCTCCCCTGCAGTGTGGTACCACATCCCATATGCCCCTCCCCTGCAGTGTGGTGCCACATCCCATATGCCCCTCCCCTGCAGTGTGGTGCCACATCCCATAAGCCCCTCCCCTGCAGTGTGGTGCCACATCCCATATGCCCCTCCCCTGCAGTGTGGTACCACATCCCATATGCCCCTCCCCTGCAGTGTGGTGCCACATCCCATATGCCCCTCCCCTGCAGTGTGGTGCCACATCCCTTTAAGCCCCTCCCCTGCAGTGTGGTGCCACATCCCTTTAAGCCCCTCCCCTGTGTTACCACATCCCATATGCCCCTCCCCTGCAGTGTGGTGCCACATCCCTTTAAGCCCCTCCCCTGTGTAACCACATCCCATATGCCCCTCCCCTGCAGTGTGGTGCCACATCCCTTTAAGCCCCTGTGTTACCACATCCCACAAGCCCCTCCCCTGTGTTACCACATCCCACATGCCCCTCCCCTGTGTTACCACATCCCACATGCCCCTCCCTGAAGTGGTGCCACATCCCATAAGCCCCTCCCCTGTGTTACCACATCCCATAAGCCCCTCCCCTGTGTTGGCACATCCCATAAGCCCCTCCCCGGTGTTGCCACATCCCATAAGCCCCTCCCCTGCAGTGTGGTACCACATCCCATATGCCCCTCCCCTGCAGTGTGGTACCACATCCCATATGCCCCTCCCCTGCAGTGTGGTGCCACATCCCTTTAAGCCCCTTCCCTGTGTTACCACATCCCATAAGCTCCTCCCCTGTGTTACCACATCCCATAAGCCCCTCCCCTGCACTCACCCGTGTTTCATGACGTGCAGGTTCCACATTTtcatcacttctttctccccttcATTCACATCCGAGAATTCTTCAATTTGCTAAATGAGAGCAGAGAATGTCAGATGGCGCCCCCCAGAGGAAGAACACAGGACCCCCATCACCACACACTCACAGTAATCGTTTTCTCCCTCAGCCATTCGGGGTCTTTCTCATCCTCACTGTCCAcctccatctcctggggtcttagTGGTAGACAGGTGTCACTATGGAAATACAGGCGGTTGTGTCCACTGCTGTAGGTCCGCTGCTGCTCCACCTCACCGTCCTCCGACTCATAGAATTCAGACATGACGCCTTTGGTGCGCTTGGGCCTAAACATGGAAATGTGAGACATGAGACCCCCGATCCCTGCAGCCTCTAGGACAAGGAGGCTATAGAAGACCCC
The Hyla sarda isolate aHylSar1 unplaced genomic scaffold, aHylSar1.hap1 scaffold_2784, whole genome shotgun sequence DNA segment above includes these coding regions:
- the LOC130325985 gene encoding LOW QUALITY PROTEIN: polycomb protein Suz12-like (The sequence of the model RefSeq protein was modified relative to this genomic sequence to represent the inferred CDS: deleted 1 base in 1 codon) — encoded protein: VKETPSSDVQAKREKDLSTEAKQKLRIFYQFLYNKNTRQQTEARDDLHCPWCTLNCRKLYSLLKHLKLCHSRFIFNYVYHPKGARIDVSINECYDGSYAGNPQDIHRQPGFAFSRNGPVKRTPITHILVCRPKRTKGVMSEFYESEDGEVEQQRTYSSGHNRLYFHSDTCLPLRPQEMEVDSEDEKDPEWLREKTITQIEEFSDVNEGEKEVMKMWNLHVMKHGFIADNQMNHACMLFVDNYGPKIIKRNLCRNFMLHLVSMHDFNLISISTIDRAVSKLRDLQAKLDDPLSFIPIEAAADEITASQTNGFTESNGRERALENDHTSGVLKHSKKQRL